From Bacillus basilensis, a single genomic window includes:
- the csaA gene encoding chaperone CsaA, producing the protein MANFEDFLTLDLRIRTVIHAEEFKEARVPAIKLEIDFGEIGIKQSSAQITKRYNPEDLVGQQIVAIVNFPPKRVAGFKSEVLVLGGVPEAGDVVLLQPNMELPNGTKIS; encoded by the coding sequence ATGGCTAATTTTGAAGATTTTTTAACTTTGGATTTGCGGATTAGAACGGTGATACATGCAGAGGAATTTAAAGAAGCGAGGGTGCCAGCGATTAAACTAGAAATTGATTTTGGGGAAATTGGGATAAAACAGTCGAGTGCTCAAATTACGAAAAGGTATAATCCAGAAGATTTAGTGGGTCAACAAATCGTTGCGATTGTAAACTTTCCGCCAAAGCGTGTAGCTGGGTTCAAATCGGAAGTACTAGTATTAGGAGGAGTACCTGAAGCGGGGGATGTTGTATTACTTCAGCCTAATATGGAATTACCAAATGGAACAAAAATTAGTTAG